The genomic region TTCGAACTTGGCTTCCCTTCTTGGGTATCACCACGACGGGACTGATCCAAGATGTCGGTCCTTGAACTTCCTCGATGACGTCTGCTTCCAGAAGATGATTTAACTCTGCTTCAACCTTGTCTCTCAAGCCAAATGGGATCCGTCTAGGTTGCTGAGCTACGGGGGTCACAGACTCGTCAATATGTATCTTCAATTGGAAGTCTTTCAACTTCCCTAATCCTGAGAAACAATCACTGTACTCCTGTATTAGTTCTTTTCGACCAATCGTGTTGTCTTCTCGAACAGATCCTAACGTTAGGAGATGCAGCTCTGGTGCAGTCTGACGTCCCAGTAATGTTGGTCCTGAACAGCGTACAACAATAAATTGggttgtcatttgtttgccttcTGACGCTACTTCTGTGTCAAATCCCCCAACTACAGACAAGGGTCTGGTTGAACCATACGTGTAGAGGGTTTTCTTCACTTTGCATGATTTGTATTTCATCCCTTTGTGTTTCAACCGTGTGAACTCTTGTTGTGACATAATATTACTACAGGCTCCACTGTCTATGACAACTTGTGTATCAACTCCACCAATTCGAATAACAGCTGTAGCATGTTCGTGATTTACAGCGAACACATACTCTGAATCAGACTTACTCAAGCATTCTCCTTGTTTACATTGACTCTCTTCTGTCATGAGGACTTTACCAGTCTTCGAGCCGTTGCTCTTCGTCTTGCACATACGAGCATAATGTCCTTGCTTATGACACTTGTTGCATTCTACTTTCTTTGCTGGACATTTTGCGTCTGTTGGGCCGTGGCCTTCTAGTCCACATCGTGAGCACTGCTTCGCGTGTTGTGGCTTTTTCGCTTGTGGTTTGCCCTTACTTTTGGCTTGCCTGTCCTTCCATGTAGATTCTACTCGAAGGGTTCTCTCAGTGGAGGGTCCTGCATCTTGTTGACTCGAAATGTCTCTCTCTTGCGCGGCTACTGATTCTAGCATACGTGCTAGGGATATTGCCTTTTCCAGAGTCAGGTCATTACCTTCCTCAAGCAGTTTTGAGCGGACTCTTGAACCATCACACTTCTCTATCAGTTGATCCAGAATGTTCTCATCCGAATCTGCAAAGCTGCACTTGGCGGCCTGCTGTCGGAGACGACTCACAAATCGATCAATCGCCTCTCCCTGTTGTTGCCGTATTTGTCTAAATCGGTAACGTTCATAGTATTTGTTGACTAGCGGTTGGAAATAGGTATCGAGTGACTGGATGGCAGATGCATAGGTATTCCCCGTGTCGTCTAGAGTCTCAAAGATCGTTTGGACTCGCGGTCCAGCGGAATGCAGCAGGAGTGCTCTCTTCCGAGTGTCCTGGTGGATGCCTCGTCCGTCAAGGTAGTACTGAAAACTACGCTTCCATTTTTCCCAGTTTGCGCCTAGGTCAGACGTCGATTCGTCAGGAAATTGAAATCGCTCCACTGGAGGTATCTCCATTCGCCTATTTGGGACTGTTACAGAGCTCCGTAGGGGATATCAACGCGCACGTGGTCACCTCTTTGGGGGTCCTTGTGTACCTTACGCTCCAAACAGCGCGCGGGCAGTGGTATCAAACGTACCTTTCAGGATGCCGGTCGATCCTTCTCCAATCTGGCctatcctcgtcgccagttgTAGTGTTCTGGTTGATCTATTGTTCTGCACACAACTCAACACTCTAACTAACCCGTATATAGTACCCGTATATAGTACTACAATACTCTAATATACTACACATGGTGGGAAGAATACTAATGATGGTTTTCATGTCAAGTAGAGTAGTCAAGGAACTTTCAGAAAAAAGGGAACCTTTGGCCCCTTGCTATGTTTTTAGCATCATGTATCTTTATAGCATCAGAGGTACATGAAATGTACAACTTCCATCCAGAATTCTTACATTCTAAATGTAGCCCGATTGTTCTTGTGTGACTGTGAATTATAAACTGCACTCTGTAAATTGTTTTGTACATCTGTGGAATTGGTTTGCACTACCACTTATAAACTTATGTTTGATGACCAAGATGTTCATAGCAGCTCTTGCAAGTATGCAAAGTGCTGGTACTTACCAGGTAAAGTTAAATGCTGCCAGTTGCACGCCACCACTAGAACTAGTGCCAGCTGTACTTTATAAAGAATGGCACTAGATTTGTTGGTTTGAGACACAAGTGTCAGTGAGATGACTAGAATGTTTGTGGCTAGTTCTGCTTGGTGAAAGTGTTTTGTACTGAGAACTTTTTGCAAGAATTCTGTTTTAATGTTGGTTGATATGTTGAATATTGTTTAGTCTGAGTATTCGTCTATAGACTTCCTGATGCATTCGATTGCAGGAATGTGTTCGAAATGCTAACACAATCACTTCAAAAACAAGGCGGAACTCATTCAGTAGTTTTATTGCTAAATTCAATAGCAGACTTGCTGTGGACTGTACTCGGGTTATCAATGTGGTAACCTATAACCAGAGGACGGTGGATCATGATTATGAAGACAGTGCAAGAAAGCTTTATCAGTGAGGTAGTTGACCGTTACGGTGCATAATACTCAGTTACCAATTACTGGGAATTTTCAAAACAGTGCTCAAGGCTGCCATATGGAAAATGGGATTTATGGAAGAAAATCTGTTCTCAATAAGCGCCTGGGCACTTCAtaggaaactctggaaattTGGTAGAATTGAAATTAGAACCATGTAACCGTGTAATAAGTCGATGGGTGTAATTATCTCTAGTTGTAGCGAGGGTTATAGTAGTCGTCCCATCGGAAGTAGCGACTTGATGGAAAGACGGAAGTAACGACTCGACGGAAATACCGACTCGTCGGAAACGACCATGTcaacaactttggaatgtgtagcgtgtgTTCACTGTTATAATCTTGACATAGGGTTATTGGAGGTTGTCCGCCAGTCTAGGCGGAGTCATTCCAATTTTGAGCACTGATCATGACTTTCGAGTGTACGTTCAAAGTTATAGCTAACAGAGAGTAAATGAACCTGCGACAAAGTGCTGCACCAAACCATTAGATGATAAGATCTAGACTGCatgtcctttctcagccatcACTATAAACAAGCGTTAGTATGCTTGGGTCTTGTAGTAATGTGTCAGATTTACCatttgatgataagactgcctgtcctttctcagccatcTGTATACACAACTGTTGTGCCTAGTGATGTGCACGTGGTGTTAATTTGTGCAGCTTGCAAGTAGGTGCATGCTTGCCATTACGTGTATAGCAATTGTCTGGTCTTGTTGTGATTGGAGTACATACCTATTTGTGCCTCGTTGTTGAGGCTAAAGTCAATCATTAGGTGTTCTAGAAATGAACTACACGCACAAAACACTGTATCCAACTTTATTTCtgacttaattaaacacaaacgGTTTCATAGCACGCAAACAACGACGTGATTCTAACGAAATAtagaaccttgctaatccgaATGGCACCctgccttgcatacccagatGCTATTAAGTCGGGTTGCTGCGGGCGGAGTTAAGGTCTGAGACTAGGTTGCCACAAGTGGTATGTGCGTCTCTTACTACTTTAAATTCTGACTGGCACTGGAAAAAGTGACCTTCTCGGCGCCTAGGGTTTAGCATTGTAATGCTCCCTTTCATGTTGCAACTTTAGCAGCTTCTTTAGGTTTTATAAGCACATTTGTGTGACTCCTAACTTAGCATACTTAATTCtgatttcaagttgtttgGAAATAGATGTGCTACATTTTCAGGATCAAACCCAAAATGCACTTGGTTGTTAACCCTAGGTGTAGCGAGagttatagtagtcgtctcaTTGGAAGTAGCGACTCGACGGAAGTAAGTAACTCGACGGAAGTAATGACTCGACGGAAATACGACTCCACTTGATGGAAATACCGAATGGATGGAAACaaccatgtaaacaactttggaatgtatagcgtgtgttcactggtacagtgtagtgCTCATGTAATCTCGACATTATCGTCGCCtatggttgttggagcttgtctgCCAGACTAGGCAGAGTCACTCAGAACGTTtcaattttgattactgatcatAACTTTCGAGTGTACCTTCAAATTCATAATGGAGAGTAGCCTGCGACAAAGCACCCAAGTAATTTACggtttgatgataagactTCCTGTCTTTTCTCAGCcacctgtataaacaagtgtttgGGTGACTGAGCCATCTGTATATAAACAAGGTTTGGGATGCTGGGTCTACTTGTAGTGACGTGCATGTGGTCTTAATTAGTTTGTGAATGCTTGCAAGTACAGTAGGTGCTTGCcagtacatgtgcagcaactgtttggtgttgttaaCCGTAGGCGTTGTTGCGATTTTGGGGTATGTACACCTGTACCTCATTGTTGAGGCTAAAATTAGTTGGGTGTTCTAGGAACACACGCCTAGGTAAATTTCTTGCTTTACATtgctaattctactgtacaactaaAGTACCCGGAACTGGAATGGGGTCAATTCCTCGTCGCCTAGGGTTCAGCACTGTAGGTGCTCCCTTTTACTTTAGGCAGTAACTGCTTCTAGCTGGCAAAATGCTGGCGAAATACAACTATGTGATAAATGTCACTATTTCtaatgtttgctgtttgtacaGACATATTTCATTGAGGAATTGGAAATGACTGATGCTGCCAAGCATCGTCTGCCAGTTCTATTGACAAATGAATTTACATCTAAAGAAAGGcaagttgtttgtgtgtgcatgcttgtgcgtgcatgcgtgcgtgcgcttgtgcatgcatgtgaacgcatgtgcatgtgaaCTATTAGTTGCTTTCATTTTTATACATCAGCCTATGATTACTATTGGAAAAGCTGGGTTTGTGTTTGACAAAGATCTAAATTATGCAGTAGGTGaggtcatatatatatatatatatatatatatatatatatgacttTACGTGAGTGTTTATTGGACATTTTATGATTGTATATGTGACAACTCAACAATTTATTAAGTAATGCCAACTGAACTTTATGTAACAGAACTCAAAAGGAACTCACTCCCTTAGTCTCAATGTTGCTTATATCAGTCATTACACTCGCACTCTACTTTAGAAGTACGTGCATGTGTAATGACGCATGCATACCAAGTCATATCTCTAATGAAGAAGCatgaaagtgcaaacccttggctgctatgcagcttgaatgtaattagtCAGAGGCAATGAAGAGCACGAGAAAGGACTCTAGACACAGTTTTAGGGCACGTCTCTTATTCTCTTCTGCTTCTTCTGGAAGATTTTTCCACCTCTTTTGGAAGAGTTGTCTGGAAGAGTTGGCAGAAACAGAAGAGGTTCGAATATAGAAATGATATGGATCatgttgcgcatgcgctcatgTTAATTCTTTGACAATTTAAACTGGCAGGAGTGGTAGCAGAAGTGATGTTGCTTTTTCTTTCTGATGACGAAATGAGAGTTTTGTCATCTGGAGAGCTTGAAGAAGTTGTTACACATGCACTAACTATACGACAACGAAAAAGAAACACAGCAAAGTCTATTCTGTTACTTCTCAACTGACCTCTTCTGTTCCAGCTCTTCTGCTCCGCTTCATATTGTAATGGATTTTCTTACTCATTTAGCACCAGTAGACATGTTTCCAAGCCATCTTCTATGCCGGTTTTAATGATGAACTAATTTGCAGCAGAAACTCATACTAAACTGAACAACGTACTATTCAAAACTGCAGATGTGTCTAAATGTGCCTGAACTATACTTTTACTAAGTTTCATGCTGTTTTGACACCATTCAAGCACATTTTGGCTGTATTCATTAGCAATTGCTCTGTTTCCTGTAATAGACACTGCCTACTAA from Corticium candelabrum chromosome 10, ooCorCand1.1, whole genome shotgun sequence harbors:
- the LOC134185949 gene encoding uncharacterized protein K02A2.6-like, which codes for MEIPPVERFQFPDESTSDLGANWEKWKRSFQYYLDGRGIHQDTRKRALLLHSAGPRVQTIFETLDDTGNTYASAIQSLDTYFQPLVNKYYERYRFRQIRQQQGEAIDRFVSRLRQQAAKCSFADSDENILDQLIEKCDGSRVRSKLLEEGNDLTLEKAISLARMLESVAAQERDISSQQDAGPSTERTLRVESTWKDRQAKSKGKPQAKKPQHAKQCSRCGLEGHGPTDAKCPAKKVECNKCHKQGHYARMCKTKSNGSKTGKVLMTEESQCKQGECLSKSDSEYVFAVNHEHATAVIRIGGVDTQVVIDSGACSNIMSQQEFTRLKHKGMKYKSCKVKKTLYTYGSTRPLSVVGGFDTEVASEGKQMTTQFIVVRCSGPTLLGRQTAPELHLLTLGSVREDNTIGRKELIQEYSDCFSGLGKLKDFQLKIHIDESVTPVAQQPRRIPFGLRDKVEAELNHLLEADVIEEVQGPTSWISPVVVIPKKGSQVRICVDMRRANEAVIRERHPIPTVDEVVEELRSNWMKHHDQ